GTTTACATTTTCCACACTATCTCCGCCTACTACAGGTGGTACTTGTTCATTACTACTTATTTTATCTAGATACTTAGTAGCTACATATGCCGTTGTATTTTTGTAATTTATTTTTGACCATCCATTACTTTCTGATATTACTTCTACATTAGTTCCTTTGTCTATCTTTCCTATTGATTCATAACTTGTTGATGGACCTTTTCTTACATTTAGCCCATCCGTATTTACTACTTTTATTTCCTTATATTGCTCTGTTGTATCTTCTGTATCTGTACTCTTTTTATCTAGATACTTAGTTGCTACATATGCCGTTGTATTTTTATAATTTATTTTTGACCATCCATTACTTTCTGATATTACTTCTACATTAGTTCCTTTGTCTATCTTTCCTATTGATTCATAACTTGTTGATGGACCTTTTCTTACATTTAGCCCATCCGTATTTACTACTTTTATTTCCTTATATTGCTCTGTTGTATCTTCTGTATCTGTACTCTTTTTATCTAGATACTTAGTTGCTACATATGCCGTTGTATTTTTATAATTTATTTTTGACCATCCATTACTTTCTGATATTACTTCTACATTAGTTCCTTTGTCTATCTTTCCTATTGATTCATAACTTATTGATGGACCTTTTCTTACATTTAGCCCATCCGTATTTACTACTTTTATTTCCTTATATTGCTCTGTTGTATCTTCTGTATCTGTACTCTTTTTATCTAGATACTTAGTTGCTACATATGCCGTTGTATTTTTATAATTTATTTTTGACCATCCATTACTTTCTGATATTACTTCTACATTAGTTCCTTTGTCTATCTTTCCTATTGATTCATAACTTGTTGATGGACCTTTTCTTACATTTAGCCCATCCGTATTTACTACTTTTATTTCCTTATATTGTTCTGTTGTGGATGGGGTAGTAGTAGATGCTGCCTTTAAATAACCACTAGATACATATGCAGTTTTATTATTATAATTAATTTTTGACCAGCCTGCACTTTCTGATATTACTTCTACTTTGTCACCTGTATTTAGCTTTCCTATCGATGCATAACTAGTTGATGGACCAGTTCTTACATTTAATCCATCTGTATTTACTTCCTTTATTATATAATTTGTAGTAGTTTTATCTATGTATTGACTTGCAACATAACCTAACCTTGAGTCATGCTTTACTTTTGACCATCCGTTACTTTCTGATATTACTTCTACTTTTTCGCCTTTATTTAAAACCTTTATTATGCTATAACTTGTCCCTGCACCATTTCTAAAGTTCAGTCCATCTGTGTTTACTATCGCTATATTTGATGAGGTATTAATATTATTATTTGTATTGCTATCTGATATCGATATGTATGAAGATGATGCCCATCCTTGCTTTCCTGATGCAGTCTCTATCTTATACCACCCATTAGATGATTGTAATATATTAACTTTATCATTTTTCTTTACAGTTGTTACTATAGTATAACTTGTGCTCGGTCCGCTTCTTACATTTAAAGAAGATGCTGTCACTATACCTATATTTAATGCATATGCATTATTAGCCGTCATAGGCATAATCGCTAATGTTGCTAATGCTATTTTACCTTTCATACCCGTATCTCCTTTCCAAATTATTACATACAATTTTAATTATAGGATATACCTATTAATTAGTAAAGTCAGTTATATTTTTGAGATAGTTATTTTTTATAATAAAAGCTAGGCACTAGTCCTAGCTTTTTTATGTGTTAAACTTAATATGATAATTCATATTATTTTTTTATCATATAATCCTTCCAGACCAGCTTTTCTAACTCTTTCTCGTGCAACATTGCTGTCTATACTATAAAATCCTAACTCTTTCATTCTATCAAAGTAAATACTTCCTGCAAAAGTAAATCTTAGTTTTTCACCGTCCGGTTTACTCATTTCATTATTAGAATATGAAATAAAATCACCTATCAACAGATTAGTTGGAAGTTGAATTAAATATCTATCTGCACAATATCTAGCCGCATTATGTCCTGCCAAGCTACCTGTGCATATTGCCTCTGTATGGCCTACATAAAATCCTGCTTTTTCTCCACCAACAAATAAATTATCTATTCCCTTAGCTCTCATGTAATTATCTCTTTTTGCGACAGACATATATCTAATAGAATTCCCTTTTCCTCCAGAATAAGGGTCAACTATAAGAGCATTTTCAAATCCTGGTACCATTCTTAAAAATTCT
The Romboutsia ilealis genome window above contains:
- a CDS encoding SH3 domain-containing protein, whose translation is MKGKIALATLAIMPMTANNAYALNIGIVTASSLNVRSGPSTSYTIVTTVKKNDKVNILQSSNGWYKIETASGKQGWASSSYISISDSNTNNNINTSSNIAIVNTDGLNFRNGAGTSYSIIKVLNKGEKVEVISESNGWSKVKHDSRLGYVASQYIDKTTTNYIIKEVNTDGLNVRTGPSTSYASIGKLNTGDKVEVISESAGWSKINYNNKTAYVSSGYLKAASTTTPSTTEQYKEIKVVNTDGLNVRKGPSTSYESIGKIDKGTNVEVISESNGWSKINYKNTTAYVATKYLDKKSTDTEDTTEQYKEIKVVNTDGLNVRKGPSISYESIGKIDKGTNVEVISESNGWSKINYKNTTAYVATKYLDKKSTDTEDTTEQYKEIKVVNTDGLNVRKGPSTSYESIGKIDKGTNVEVISESNGWSKINYKNTTAYVATKYLDKKSTDTEDTTEQYKEIKVVNTDGLNVRKGPSTSYESIGKIDKGTNVEVISESNGWSKINYKNTTAYVATKYLDKISSNEQVPPVVGGDSVENVNGAAINYKGLNYTLQDHVEVQYKKALEGGNVISSSLSRSSEDLTTYNMAQSRAYVHASKSDLEYYLNPNNFTNSDRGMMQFLRLDTYKGGVSESELNSYLNSLPQVNGKNTVFYNQGKAFINAAQKYDIDLIYLVSHAMWETGYGKSVLSQGQTITSYKGTPLSAPVTVYNFYGIGAIDKSANVSGAEAAYSNGWTSIEATIDGSAKWIRDNYIKSSKYNQNTIYKMKFNYDYSFHQYATDVNWANGISGIMYKLISMYDTSSNLSFEVPNYK